CGTCCGCCGGGTCGACGACCGACTCCGCGAGTTCGTCCACGCCGACGCGGTCGCAGTAGTCGTACAGCGGACACGCCTCCGGTCCGTCCAGACACGCGGGCTTCCGGGCCGTGCAGTAGTCCCGCCCGAACTGAATCATCGCCGTGTGCCCGAAGCCACACGCCTCGGCGGGCACGTCGGCTTCGAGCGCCTCGCGCACGGCCTCGTGGTCGGCGTCCGGCGGCGCCAACCCCATCCGGCGCGCGATGCGGTGGACGTGCGTGTCCACGGGAAACACGCCGCCGCGTCCGCCCGCGAACAACAGCACGCAGTCGGCGGTTTTCGGGCCGACGCCCTTCATGTGGAGGAGCGCGCCACGCACTTCTTCCGGGTCGCCCTCTGCGACGAACGCGTCGAACGCGTCCTCGCCCCCGTACTCCCCGCAGATTCGGTCCGCCAGCCGAATCAGCGTCTCCGACTTCTGGTTGTAGAGGCCGGCCGACGAGATGGTCTCCGCGAGTTCGTCCCGGTGGGCGTCGGCGAGCGCTTCGGCGAGGTCGCCGTCGGGAGCGTCGTATCGCTCCATCAGCGCGTCGTGAGCCGGCTGGCTCGCCACGTCGCTCGTGTTCTGGCTGAGGACGGTGCGCACGAGACACTCGAAGGCGTCCCGACCACCGTACGTCTTCTCCCAGTACAAATCGCCGAGTTCGGCGACGACGGCGGCGGCGCGCGTGTCCGCGTCCTCGCCGTCGAAGGCGGTGAACCGGCCGCCACCGGCGTCGCCGCCGGAGATGTTCTCGGCGGGCTCGTCGTCCATGCCCCGAACTCGGTGACGAACCGCAAAAAGCCTACTCGACGCGGAGGGTCGCCGTGAGGTCGGCGCCGTCGGCGAGCGCGGCGACGAGGTCGCGGTCCACGTCGCCGGCGGCCTTGTCCGCGTCCACGAAGATGGTGCGGTCGTCGACGTACGTGCTCGTGCGGGCGACCATGCTGCGTTCGTTCGTGAGTTCGAGGTCGGGATGGCCGCGGCCCGTGATTTCGTCCCGGTGACCGTCGGCTTCGAGGACGAGCGTGACGGTGGCGTCGGCGTCTCGGCAGGCGTCAGCGAACGCGTCCTCGAAGTCGGCGGGCGCGCGGTCGGCCTCGATGCCGAGGATGCAGTCGCCCGCGGGCGTGAGGTAGTCGTCGGTCGTCAGTTCGAGCGTGCTGGCGTGCTCGCCGGCGACGTGTTCGTGGCCGCGAGCCCGCACGACTTCGTCCATGTTCGCGGAGAGGCGACGGGCGCACTTGTGCCCGGCGTTCCCGGCCCCGGTTTATGTGCTCCCCCGCCGAGAGTGGGATGCGTTCCCACGCCCGTGAGACGGCCTACCAACTGTTTGCAGGGTTTTACCATACGGAAATTTTAAGTGGTGTCACGGCTTACTACCTGTCACCAGAACGCTGCGAGCGTTCACCGCACAGCCCGAGAGAGAATGACAGGATGCTCTCCTTCCGACCGGACCGTGTCACACGCCGAGCGGCGGCTGTGCGGTGTGCTCCAGCAGTATGGCATAGAGGTTTGAACAATGGCTGAGGAAGAACAAACCATCGAAGTATCGACCGCAGACGAACTCATTACTGACGAAGAACTCCAGGAGAAATCCAAGGGGCAGCTCATCAAGAACGCGGGCCAGTTCCGCGACCGACGGAACGAGCTGAACCAGCTCGCGAGCACCCGAGCCTCCGACCGAGACGACCTCAACGCGAAGACGCGCGAGAAGGTCGACGAGGCCCAGGAACACCGCGAGCAGCGCGACGAGCTCAACGAGCGCGTCCAAGAGCACAAGGAGATCCGCAACGAGCTGAACGCGGAAGCCAACGAGCTCTTCGACGAGGTCGAGGACCGCAAACAGGACCTCGAACTCGACGAGGGCAAGGACCTCGAAGAACTCAAAGAGGAAATCGAGCAACTCGAGTTCAAACAGCAGACCGAGGTCCTCTCCACCGAGGAGGAGCGCGAACTCATCGAGAAGATCGAGGACAAGCGCGAAGAGTACCAGGAGCGAAAGGAGACCCTCGAGGACTCCGGTAACCTCGAAGAGCTCGTCGAGGAAGCCGAGGAGGTCCGCGCGGAAGCGTCCGAGCACCACGAGAAGGTGACGGAGCTCGCGGACAAGGCCCAGGAACACCACAACCAGATGATCGAGGCCTACCGCGAGGCCGACGACATCCGCGACGAGGCCGACGAGATGCACGAGAAGTTCGTGGAGGCCCAGGAAGCCGCCGACGCCCACCACGAGGCCTTCGTGCGCGTCCAGAAGCGCCTGCGCGAACTCGACAAGCAGGAAGAAGAAGAGCGCAAGGACGAGCGCGCCAAAGAGCAGGAGGAAGCCCGCGAGGAAGCCGAGGAAATCTACGAGCGGTTCAAGGAGGGCGAGACCCTCGACACCGAGGACCTCCGGAAGCTCCAGAAGTCCGGTCACCTGTAATCTCGACGCGATTTTCTCTCCGTTTTCCGGTCGCGTAGCCGCGGCACTCGCCGCGTGGAGCGCGAAGCAGGTCCGGGGCTGCGGCGGCGCTCGTCACACCCAGCGCGGGGTTTTTATCCCGGCGGCGTGACGGTTCGGAGTAGATGCGTACGCTGGTAGTCTGTGTCGACCGGACGGGCGACATCCCCGGGAAGACGGGGATTCGGACGCCCGTCGCGGGGTGGGAGGCCGTGCAGTCCCTCGTCACCGAGATGGGGGTCGCGGACCCCGAGGACTCCAGCGTGAACTGCCTGCTCGAAGCCCTGCGGGTCACCCGTGACCTGCGGGACGAGGACGACGACG
The nucleotide sequence above comes from Halobacterium litoreum. Encoded proteins:
- a CDS encoding endonuclease III domain-containing protein; translation: MDDEPAENISGGDAGGGRFTAFDGEDADTRAAAVVAELGDLYWEKTYGGRDAFECLVRTVLSQNTSDVASQPAHDALMERYDAPDGDLAEALADAHRDELAETISSAGLYNQKSETLIRLADRICGEYGGEDAFDAFVAEGDPEEVRGALLHMKGVGPKTADCVLLFAGGRGGVFPVDTHVHRIARRMGLAPPDADHEAVREALEADVPAEACGFGHTAMIQFGRDYCTARKPACLDGPEACPLYDYCDRVGVDELAESVVDPADAA
- a CDS encoding DUF371 domain-containing protein, giving the protein MDEVVRARGHEHVAGEHASTLELTTDDYLTPAGDCILGIEADRAPADFEDAFADACRDADATVTLVLEADGHRDEITGRGHPDLELTNERSMVARTSTYVDDRTIFVDADKAAGDVDRDLVAALADGADLTATLRVE
- a CDS encoding coiled-coil protein is translated as MAEEEQTIEVSTADELITDEELQEKSKGQLIKNAGQFRDRRNELNQLASTRASDRDDLNAKTREKVDEAQEHREQRDELNERVQEHKEIRNELNAEANELFDEVEDRKQDLELDEGKDLEELKEEIEQLEFKQQTEVLSTEEERELIEKIEDKREEYQERKETLEDSGNLEELVEEAEEVRAEASEHHEKVTELADKAQEHHNQMIEAYREADDIRDEADEMHEKFVEAQEAADAHHEAFVRVQKRLRELDKQEEEERKDERAKEQEEAREEAEEIYERFKEGETLDTEDLRKLQKSGHL